The Candidatus Gracilibacteria bacterium genome window below encodes:
- a CDS encoding bL35 family ribosomal protein — protein MKAKTHSGSQKRVKITGTGKFRTAKIGKRHLLQNKSAKAKGKNKYGAETSVANERKMKWGMQVSGLKTPKAKKDAMALSGLTPKEFKAANPRKFPTIKTAAIKQVKIAPKTVATKKITTPKAAKKVVAAKKPTPAKKSTTKKTPAKKTKK, from the coding sequence ATGAAAGCAAAAACCCACTCAGGAAGCCAAAAGCGTGTAAAAATCACGGGCACTGGAAAATTTCGCACCGCAAAAATCGGTAAGCGTCATCTCCTCCAAAATAAATCCGCTAAAGCAAAAGGGAAAAATAAATATGGTGCTGAGACCAGCGTCGCAAATGAGCGCAAGATGAAATGGGGTATGCAAGTCTCTGGACTCAAGACTCCAAAAGCAAAAAAAGATGCTATGGCTCTCTCTGGACTCACTCCAAAAGAATTCAAGGCTGCAAATCCTCGCAAGTTCCCTACTATCAAGACAGCTGCTATAAAACAAGTAAAGATTGCTCCAAAAACAGTAGCAACAAAAAAAATCACTACTCCAAAGGCAGCGAAAAAAGTTGTTGCCGCAAAAAAGCCAACTCCAGCGAAGAAATCTACGACTAAAAAAACTCCAGCAAAGAAAACAAAAAAATAA
- the rpsT gene encoding 30S ribosomal protein S20, with protein MPILRSAQKQLRQNEKHRLRNNHFRDMFREARVRFERLVKATDTAGATADFPKLQKVIDTLCKKNIIHKNNAARKKSRFAGMLAALTPSK; from the coding sequence ATGCCGATTCTTCGTTCTGCCCAGAAACAACTTCGACAAAACGAGAAACACCGTTTACGCAACAATCATTTCCGTGATATGTTTCGTGAAGCGCGAGTTCGATTTGAGCGACTTGTAAAAGCGACAGACACTGCAGGAGCTACTGCTGATTTTCCTAAACTCCAAAAAGTCATCGACACACTTTGTAAGAAAAATATTATTCACAAGAATAATGCAGCTCGAAAAAAGTCTCGATTTGCAGGCATGCTTGCCGCTCTCACTCCTAGTAAATAA
- a CDS encoding ABC transporter ATP-binding protein: protein MNFWQKTKRLTDSYRTYPFVTFLRFFATSMTICFTLSLAYFLKEIVHSIEARDMEVFLDTIMRATIVMVIFQVASVILRNYFWVEQQFIWEKYLTSKALKQFIQLEQGTVEALGTGKILSIIQKGTDESINLLLSVISYIARILFTILFGLLMVRGLPWGIVASGIGMIVFIFGTVVYFNKHTSFYRRQRKENNVKITGLLAKVIMSKFEILQNNSIECEIKKMNGIFDYSWDLSRRQTFWGSFLFQTPKALLSCVIVGAYYYLGMRVFGGTYALSDMVGLLTVLALFEVTLRDSIEYYENFTKSFVHIEKFWDFMDTTPQIQGYDTGKPFRFQNGNYELQNISFSYHNNTTVLDNFSCTIQGGKKTALVGRSGGGKTTLMKLLAGYMRPMEGKLLVDGQDITDIRLDSYYPHIGYLTQDPSVFDGTIEENLLYSMATEKYKRQNTKDKIQKTKNALHSSLLIPSDSPEESVKKDIKRDKKIAEAIELAECQFIYELENGLQTEIGERGIRLSGGQKQRLAIAKIFLKNPEIILLDEPTAALDSYSEQKVAKAFERLFAGRTVIVIAHRLQTVKSADDIIVLEKGQIAERGTHKSLLKLGKKYAGMVDLQSGIVKEESDDEDLSLSKEGVVREEEEDIV, encoded by the coding sequence ATGAATTTTTGGCAAAAAACAAAACGACTAACAGATTCATATCGGACATATCCTTTTGTAACTTTTTTGCGATTTTTTGCGACGAGCATGACGATATGTTTCACGTTGTCCCTTGCTTATTTTCTCAAAGAAATTGTACATAGCATAGAGGCGCGGGATATGGAAGTATTTTTGGATACTATCATGAGAGCAACTATTGTGATGGTTATCTTTCAAGTGGCTAGTGTTATTCTTCGAAATTATTTTTGGGTGGAGCAGCAGTTCATTTGGGAGAAATATCTTACCAGCAAAGCTCTCAAACAGTTTATCCAGTTGGAGCAATGAACTGTAGAGGCATTGGGGACAGGGAAGATACTGAGTATTATACAAAAAGGAACTGATGAGTCGATAAATCTTCTTCTCAGTGTTATCTCATATATTGCAAGAATTTTATTCACTATACTCTTTGGATTATTGATGGTACGATGACTTCCTTGGTGAATTGTAGCGAGTGGTATAGGAATGATTGTATTTATATTTGGAACAGTGGTATATTTTAATAAACATACTTCTTTTTATCGTCGTCAACGCAAGGAAAATAACGTCAAAATCACGGGGTTGCTTGCCAAAGTGATTATGTCAAAATTTGAGATTTTGCAGAATAATTCTATCGAATGTGAAATAAAGAAAATGAATGGTATTTTTGATTATTCTTGGGACTTATCCAGAAGGCAAACTTTTTGGGGATCATTTCTTTTTCAGACACCGAAAGCTCTCCTTTCCTGTGTGATAGTTGGTGCGTATTATTATCTCGGGATGCGGGTATTTGGCGGGACGTATGCACTCAGTGATATGGTAGGACTTCTGACAGTGCTCGCACTTTTTGAGGTTACGCTTCGTGACTCGATAGAATACTATGAGAATTTTACAAAATCATTTGTTCATATTGAGAAGTTCTGGGATTTTATGGATACGACGCCTCAGATTCAGTGATATGATACTGGTAAACCATTTCGATTTCAAAATGGAAACTATGAGCTTCAAAATATTTCATTCTCTTACCATAATAACACCACGGTACTTGATAACTTTTCTTGTACCATTCAGTGAGGAAAAAAGACGGCTCTCGTTGGTCGCTCCTGAGGTGGAAAGACGACCTTGATGAAGCTCCTGGCTGGCTATATGCGTCCTATGGAGGGTAAACTTCTCGTGGACGGTCAAGATATCACGGATATCCGTCTCGATAGTTACTATCCACATATTGGCTATCTCACGCAGGACCCCTCTGTTTTTGATGGAACAATTGAGGAAAACTTGCTCTATTCAATGGCGACAGAAAAATACAAAAGACAAAATACAAAAGACAAAATACAAAAGACTAAAAATGCTCTTCACTCATCCTTATTGATACCTTCTGATTCCCCTGAAGAATCCGTAAAAAAGGATATAAAAAGAGATAAAAAAATCGCAGAAGCGATAGAACTCGCAGAGTGTCAATTTATCTACGAACTCGAAAATGGTCTCCAAACAGAAATAGGAGAACGGGGAATTCGTCTGAGCGGAGGGCAGAAGCAACGTCTTGCAATTGCCAAGATATTCCTTAAAAATCCAGAGATTATCCTCCTCGATGAACCGACCGCAGCCCTCGATAGTTATAGCGAGCAAAAGGTCGCAAAGGCCTTTGAGCGACTCTTCGCAGGAAGAACGGTTATCGTGATAGCCCACCGATTACAAACGGTCAAGAGTGCTGACGATATCATCGTCCTCGAAAAATGACAAATCGCCGAACGAGGCACGCACAAGTCTCTCCTCAAACTCTGAAAAAAATATGCTGGCATGGTCGATCTGCAGAGCTGAATTGTCAAAGAAGAGAGTGATGATGAAGACCTGAGCTTGTCGAAGGAAGGGGTCGTGCGGGAGGAGGAAGAAGATATTGTATAG
- a CDS encoding nucleoside monophosphate kinase yields MHKKHIMLMGIQGSGKGTQAAMIARHFGFITLETGAILRAVLENPHHKHYSDVSETLPHGKMVPDAIIFDLIQEFFDAHPNDSILIDGAVRNIAQRKFFDAITTDYIVIHIELSEAEALQRLQGRRMDPVTKEIFGADLHGDINPATGNTLVTRIDDQDIAKIHERFAWYATDIIPLLNSWKHDGFEFYTLNGAQHREDVWHDIKKIIG; encoded by the coding sequence ATGCACAAAAAACACATTATGCTGATGGGGATCCAGGGTTCTGGAAAAGGGACGCAGGCAGCTATGATCGCTCGTCATTTTGGATTTATCACGCTCGAAACAGGAGCTATTCTCCGAGCAGTTCTCGAAAATCCTCACCATAAACATTATTCAGACGTATCTGAAACTCTCCCACATGGGAAGATGGTACCCGATGCGATTATTTTTGATCTCATCCAAGAATTTTTTGATGCACATCCAAATGATAGCATCCTGATTGATGGAGCGGTTCGAAATATCGCACAACGAAAATTCTTCGACGCCATTACGACAGATTACATCGTGATTCATATCGAGCTCTCAGAAGCAGAAGCACTACAGCGTCTCCAGGGGCGACGAATGGATCCAGTGACCAAAGAAATTTTTGGAGCGGATCTCCACGGCGATATCAATCCTGCAACAGGGAATACTCTCGTGACTCGTATCGATGATCAGGATATTGCAAAGATTCACGAGCGTTTTGCTTGGTATGCGACGGATATTATCCCACTTCTGAATAGCTGGAAACATGATGGATTTGAATTTTATACCCTCAATGGAGCTCAGCATCGTGAAGATGTCTGGCATGATATCAAGAAGATAATCGGGTAA
- a CDS encoding InlB B-repeat-containing protein codes for MTTQQIPTTQPMRKKFTIVLVAIIVLLGALLFLIPGGLNLKFLGSVVLNDTEEDMYGPEKTFTDGAKSVTLQCKTNFLSTAQGKTVKYTPRVVDSSGYGVFRFANTSVISLKNESGSEVKTASLNQVGEVFNVMVNRSDFPEGTYKPTIKIIQLATNKSFDGVECPDLVVVGDNAPALTDDATDDIFKTGEWTTIFPLWGSLTSGGHFSIPLPIPNVQAGASLGSIAITYTTANPVPLQPRTDLYLPKTAHSRFATKAEAETWYNGTGLNTAINRVIYSKYSSSYWDRHVKPVNFIKTLTASLSGTAPSTPGIYYFPMGSIITGVNAGIRGGKAAIGRYCVLGGGFCYGELTAPILSAPSTSCNSITLTWPSVNFADSYDLEKNGAIISSVSSPYVDTVSPNTSYTYKLIAKNVTPDFTETKDSNIVTIPTPTCSSTCGTANNTTLIGEPSGTAACPTGATRSGVTDSNNTYTWTCSQTGYMTSNCSANKLTTPTITNTSNSCTSETISWSAANATSYDVKRKLSSDVTYTSLLTGTTNTSYSDTSLIGGTSYDYRVYAKSGSLSADTFKTVITIACPVITHTLSYNANGGTGGVPASVTVAENATTSVASNLVGNTKSGYDFNGWNTAANGSGTDYTSGQTLTMGTSNVTLYAKWTPVNDTTAPTITAFTLPGTSSSLTVPVTIVTSETVGVSYFFLEAATIPDGMFVQPPSTPSSTAPGWLSTKPATFTFPQEGGETLYLWIKDAAGNVSSPRSQDIVITLPAIFHAVTATAGPNGVIIPSTRSVNHGATTTFTISPNAGYTAAVTGTCGGTLAGNTYTTSAITSTCTVVATFSPVASCTGIRPVNSTIMRDIGTSALSREWSHTDSLNAPYGLCTFRCPSETTYNATNNTCNAVITDTTAPSVTSFTIPELSSTLIVPIVSFTASETGVSYLLTESTTKPLASAGGWSTTKPTTFTFATVGAKTLYAWVKDGANNVSESMSDTVTIDMIAPNAPGLTLPTQTGVSLYGSLIYVSKNTLTTTVTCTVGDIIKIYNGVIPTPLKTLPCATASMEVVVDLPLGESVYSIFATATDAAGNISAPSPTISLLKNDSMDSAPGTPDMESLSDFGVSATDNITRETQPRFLVSCYGGYTVDLYDATTLIGTGACMNTTVGGTEGLAQILSTTSLTAGNHSITAKQTSPTGVSSVASAALTVTIDTTPLTVTLSKAATQTDPATNASIQFVASFSRAIDINSFICSDITVVRGTCTSVALTSGNAYAINVTAAGTGVVQVTIYAGRVQTPSGVLNTESTGANTVNYGTAINGQCSALRTFATANPTRTSLNGEKLCTMGTQGTVSYSTSLGKWTYACNGENGGTNATCSVATGLTSACTLKPVDELPFDQCKISSGTGFLRYHNYLSCLNIVDKKKSCIDAKCTQDAPRQDLIYMASRIRGIPLDLSSAYDCENRYSDTVRGVPYWVCEVAEKSETAGLITGNNKKFRPLDTMTRAEAFKVILGSICAYPEYSSSNWQTDVAKEAIKLGFSTRTISTFEPNRPLLKQELYVIAARAAEWIKKNPDNCGRLPEELICQQ; via the coding sequence ATGACAACCCAGCAAATCCCTACTACACAACCAATGCGAAAGAAATTCACCATTGTCCTTGTGGCTATTATTGTTCTCCTTGGAGCCCTCTTATTTTTGATACCATGAGGTCTCAATCTGAAATTTCTCGGATCGGTTGTGCTGAATGATACTGAAGAAGATATGTACGGACCAGAAAAAACTTTTACTGATGGTGCTAAAAGCGTTACGCTTCAGTGTAAAACAAACTTTTTGAGTACTGCTCAAGGCAAAACTGTTAAATATACTCCGAGAGTTGTTGACTCATCTGGTTATGGGGTTTTTCGCTTTGCGAACACATCCGTAATCTCTTTAAAGAATGAAAGTGGCTCAGAAGTTAAAACAGCGTCTTTGAATCAAGTTGGTGAAGTATTCAATGTCATGGTAAATAGAAGTGATTTTCCTGAAGGAACGTACAAGCCAACAATAAAAATTATTCAACTTGCAACGAATAAATCTTTTGATGGTGTTGAGTGTCCTGATCTTGTCGTCGTTGGTGATAACGCTCCTGCTTTAACCGATGACGCCACAGATGATATTTTTAAAACTGGAGAGTGGACTACTATCTTTCCGCTTTGGGGAAGTCTTACGAGCGGAGGACATTTTTCTATTCCCCTACCAATTCCAAATGTACAAGCAGGTGCAAGTTTGGGGAGTATAGCTATCACATATACTACAGCGAACCCTGTCCCCCTCCAACCAAGAACAGATTTATATCTACCAAAAACAGCTCATAGTCGTTTTGCTACTAAGGCAGAAGCTGAGACCTGGTACAATGGTACAGGGCTCAATACTGCGATAAACAGAGTTATATACAGTAAGTATTCATCATCTTATTGGGATCGTCATGTGAAGCCGGTTAATTTTATCAAAACTCTTACTGCTTCTTTGTCAGGAACCGCTCCTAGCACACCTGGTATATATTATTTCCCAATGGGTTCTATTATTACAGGAGTAAACGCTGGTATTCGGGGAGGTAAAGCCGCTATCGGACGATACTGTGTATTAGGCGGAGGATTTTGTTACGGAGAATTAACCGCTCCCATTTTGTCAGCACCAAGTACAAGTTGTAATTCTATCACTTTAACATGGCCATCAGTGAATTTTGCTGATAGCTATGATTTAGAAAAAAATGGAGCAATTATAAGCAGTGTTTCTTCTCCTTATGTTGATACTGTATCTCCCAATACGAGCTATACATACAAATTAATAGCCAAAAACGTCACTCCTGATTTTACTGAAACAAAAGATTCCAACATTGTTACTATTCCAACGCCTACTTGTTCATCTACTTGTGGAACTGCAAACAATACAACTTTAATAGGAGAACCTTCTGGCACAGCTGCGTGTCCTACAGGAGCGACAAGAAGTGGTGTAACTGATTCAAATAATACATACACTTGGACATGTAGCCAAACTGGTTATATGACATCAAATTGTTCTGCGAACAAATTGACTACTCCAACGATTACAAATACTTCAAATAGTTGTACTTCTGAAACCATATCTTGGTCTGCTGCCAATGCAACAAGTTATGATGTAAAGAGAAAACTTTCTAGCGATGTTACTTACACTTCTTTATTGACAGGAACGACAAATACATCGTATTCAGATACTTCATTAATAGGAGGTACTTCTTATGATTATCGTGTGTATGCCAAGAGTGGTTCTTTATCGGCGGATACATTTAAAACAGTAATAACTATTGCTTGTCCGGTAATCACCCACACTCTTTCATACAATGCAAACGGTGGAACTGGAGGAGTGCCTGCATCAGTTACCGTTGCTGAGAATGCTACAACTTCTGTGGCTTCCAACCTAGTTGGGAATACAAAATCTGGCTATGATTTTAATGGTTGGAACACAGCTGCAAATGGTTCTGGAACAGATTATACTTCAGGCCAAACTCTCACAATGGGAACTTCCAACGTCACCCTGTATGCGAAGTGGACACCCGTTAACGACACCACTGCTCCTACTATCACTGCCTTCACCCTTCCTGGTACGAGCAGTTCTCTTACAGTTCCTGTCACTATTGTCACAAGTGAAACGGTCGGTGTGAGTTATTTCTTTTTGGAAGCAGCTACCATACCAGACGGTATGTTTGTCCAACCACCTTCAACACCAAGTTCTACGGCTCCTGGATGGCTCTCTACCAAACCAGCGACATTTACTTTTCCGCAAGAAGGATGAGAAACACTTTATCTCTGGATTAAAGATGCTGCAGGCAATGTATCGTCACCAAGGAGTCAAGATATCGTGATTACACTCCCGGCCATTTTTCATGCCGTCACGGCCACTGCTGGTCCTAATGGAGTAATAATTCCAAGTACACGATCAGTCAATCATTGAGCAACAACAACATTTACCATCAGTCCTAATGCAGGATATACTGCAGCTGTCACTGGAACATGTGGAGGAACACTTGCAGGAAACACCTATACAACGAGCGCCATTACTTCTACCTGTACTGTTGTAGCTACTTTTTCTCCTGTAGCATCCTGTACTGGCATACGTCCTGTAAATTCCACTATAATGAGGGATATTGGTACAAGCGCTTTATCACGCGAATGGTCTCATACTGATAGCTTAAATGCTCCTTATGGTTTATGCACATTCCGATGTCCGAGTGAAACAACGTATAATGCAACTAATAATACATGTAACGCTGTCATTACTGACACCACAGCTCCAAGCGTCACATCCTTTACCATCCCAGAATTATCATCAACTCTCATTGTTCCTATAGTATCATTTACAGCCAGTGAAACTGGTGTGAGCTACCTACTCACAGAATCTACCACGAAACCTCTAGCAAGTGCGGGATGATGGTCAACGACTAAACCTACCACATTTACTTTCGCAACAGTATGAGCAAAGACACTCTATGCTTGGGTTAAAGATGGAGCAAATAATGTCTCAGAATCAATGAGCGATACGGTGACTATTGATATGATAGCTCCTAACGCTCCTGGTCTTACACTCCCAACACAGACAGGAGTGTCTCTCTATGGCTCCCTGATATACGTGAGCAAAAATACGCTCACCACTACCGTAACGTGCACAGTAGGTGATATCATCAAAATCTATAATGGTGTCATACCAACACCTCTTAAGACACTACCATGTGCTACAGCGAGTATGGAAGTAGTGGTAGATCTTCCTCTTGGGGAAAGTGTGTATTCTATTTTTGCAACTGCGACAGATGCTGCTGGTAATATATCAGCACCATCTCCAACGATATCCCTTCTCAAAAATGATTCTATGGATAGTGCTCCTGGTACTCCAGATATGGAGAGTCTTTCTGACTTTGGAGTATCAGCAACAGATAATATCACTCGTGAGACGCAACCAAGATTTCTCGTCTCATGTTATGGAGGATACACAGTGGATCTCTACGACGCTACGACACTGATTGGTACAGGAGCTTGTATGAATACAACGGTAGGTGGTACTGAAGGTCTTGCTCAGATCCTATCAACTACTTCTCTTACAGCTGGAAATCATAGTATCACCGCGAAACAAACTAGTCCTACAGGTGTGAGTTCAGTTGCTTCTGCGGCCCTCACGGTCACTATTGACACGACTCCGCTCACGGTCACTCTCTCAAAAGCAGCAACACAAACAGATCCTGCAACAAATGCTTCAATACAATTTGTAGCCAGTTTCAGTCGAGCGATAGATATCAATTCATTTATTTGTAGCGATATAACAGTTGTGAGAGGTACCTGTACGAGCGTAGCGCTCACCTCTGGGAATGCCTATGCCATCAACGTAACTGCTGCTGGTACTGGAGTGGTGCAGGTCACTATCTATGCAGGCAGAGTACAAACTCCTTCTGGCGTACTCAACACAGAAAGTACCGGTGCAAATACGGTTAATTATGGTACAGCCATCAATGGTCAATGTAGTGCACTGAGAACTTTCGCTACTGCCAATCCGACGAGAACATCTCTCAATGGTGAAAAACTCTGTACTATGGGAACACAATGAACTGTTTCATACAGTACCTCTCTCTGAAAATGGACATATGCCTGTAATGGTGAAAATGGCGGTACAAATGCGACGTGTTCTGTCGCTACCGGTCTTACTTCTGCGTGCACACTAAAACCAGTGGACGAATTACCATTTGATCAGTGTAAGATCTCATCTGGTACTGGTTTCTTACGATATCATAATTATCTCTCTTGTCTCAATATCGTCGATAAGAAAAAATCATGTATTGACGCTAAGTGTACACAAGATGCTCCACGACAAGACCTCATCTATATGGCATCTCGTATACGAGGCATTCCTCTCGATCTCTCATCGGCGTATGATTGTGAAAACCGCTATTCTGATACTGTGAGAGGTGTCCCATATTGGGTCTGTGAGGTGGCTGAAAAATCAGAAACAGCCGGTCTTATCACAGGAAATAATAAGAAATTTAGACCTCTTGACACGATGACACGTGCTGAAGCATTCAAAGTCATTCTTGGCAGTATCTGTGCGTATCCAGAGTACTCTTCGAGTAACTGGCAAACAGATGTAGCCAAAGAAGCCATCAAGCTCTGATTCTCCACTCGTACTATCAGTACCTTTGAACCAAATAGACCACTTCTCAAACAAGAGCTCTATGTCATCGCCGCACGTGCAGCTGAATGGATCAAGAAAAATCCTGATAATTGTGGCAGACTCCCAGAAGAATTAATATGTCAGCAGTAA
- the rplT gene encoding 50S ribosomal protein L20, whose translation MVRVKRGLMTKKRHKKVLELAKGYRGVRSTSFKHAKTAIMKAGLNAYIDRRRKKRDFRKLWTIRLNAAVRPLGLTYSSFIHAMYLKHVKLNRKVLSNLAILNPSVFAEVVKFVK comes from the coding sequence ATGGTACGCGTCAAACGAGGTCTTATGACCAAAAAACGTCACAAAAAAGTTCTCGAACTCGCAAAGGGTTATCGAGGTGTACGTTCGACATCTTTCAAGCATGCTAAAACAGCTATTATGAAGGCAGGTCTCAATGCTTATATCGATCGTCGTCGAAAAAAGCGAGACTTCCGCAAGCTCTGGACTATCCGTCTCAATGCTGCCGTTCGACCTCTCGGCCTCACGTACTCAAGCTTTATCCATGCTATGTATCTCAAGCACGTAAAACTCAATCGTAAGGTGCTCTCAAATCTTGCAATCCTCAATCCAAGCGTTTTCGCTGAAGTAGTCAAATTTGTGAAGTAG
- the infC gene encoding translation initiation factor IF-3, giving the protein MQPSKKRINEQIVASKIQVIAEDGEALGVMSLADALARARSADLDLVEVASREGIVIAKIINWQKHLFEEKKNKKKQQASSKKVELKTLRLSYAIGEHDMEIRRKQAEKFAKEGHILRLELQLRGREMRFQDMARDKLQSFIESIASIYRADGPVKFLGRRFIIQLHPLTSSVGKQKPTQEAKSV; this is encoded by the coding sequence ATGCAGCCAAGCAAAAAAAGGATTAACGAACAGATTGTAGCGAGCAAAATCCAAGTCATAGCAGAAGATGGAGAAGCTCTGGGGGTTATGTCTCTCGCTGACGCTCTCGCACGAGCACGATCTGCTGACCTCGACCTCGTCGAAGTAGCATCCAGAGAAGGCATCGTCATCGCCAAGATCATCAACTGGCAAAAGCATCTCTTTGAAGAAAAGAAAAATAAGAAGAAACAACAGGCATCCAGCAAAAAAGTAGAACTCAAGACACTCCGACTCAGCTACGCCATTGGCGAACACGACATGGAGATACGTCGCAAACAAGCAGAAAAATTCGCAAAAGAAGGACATATCCTCAGACTCGAACTCCAACTCCGTTGACGAGAAATGCGATTCCAAGATATGGCACGAGACAAACTCCAATCCTTTATCGAAAGTATCGCAAGCATCTACCGCGCAGACGGTCCCGTCAAATTTCTCGGTCGCAGATTTATCATTCAACTTCATCCCTTAACCTCTTCAGTATGAAAGCAAAAACCCACTCAGGAAGCCAAAAGCGTGTAA
- the gltX gene encoding glutamate--tRNA ligase produces MTRTRFAPSPTGQLHIGGLRTALFAYIWARKNHGQFLVRIEDTDKAREVEGACDALLDTLELFGIHPDESIRGGGDCGPYIQSERLTLYREYAQKLLDQGDAYYCFTTEEELEAHKKKSEEAGIMVPFRSPYRDITLEEAQAKIAAGEKYVIRMKIPKGEIITFQDGIKGKISVPTADIDDQVLVKTDGFPTYHLAAVVDDHLMKITHVFRGDEWLPSTPKHVLLYRMFGWEAPDFYHLSVILGPDKKKLSKRNGDTHVSQFLEKGYLKEALLNYIALIGWNSKTTQEIFSLDELVEAFSLEGLQIANGIFDPEKLKWMNGKYIAAMPIDELYIRLTDYLRQYHPDFFENTLITHEENYNKAVLQELQKRLETLEDFISQTDFFYSEPTVDTALLLSEKMNITTLEQAKEALQFGLEIISGMDPRVKPEDDGKPVREILKDLMLPKIAEAGKKNGQILWPLRVALTGKEFSPGAFEMTEILGLEKAIQRIEKVLQML; encoded by the coding sequence ATGACCCGCACTCGCTTTGCTCCATCGCCGACAGGACAGCTCCATATCGGAGGTCTCCGCACCGCACTGTTTGCCTATATCTGGGCTCGGAAAAATCATGGACAATTCCTCGTGCGTATAGAAGACACCGATAAAGCTCGTGAGGTAGAGGGCGCTTGTGACGCACTTCTCGACACGCTTGAACTTTTCGGTATTCATCCTGATGAGAGCATTCGATGAGGCGGAGACTGTGGTCCCTATATCCAGTCTGAGCGCCTGACTCTCTATCGTGAATATGCGCAGAAACTTCTTGATCAAGGTGACGCGTATTATTGTTTCACTACAGAAGAAGAACTGGAGGCACACAAGAAAAAATCCGAAGAAGCAGGCATTATGGTACCGTTTCGTAGTCCATATCGGGATATCACACTTGAGGAAGCACAAGCGAAGATTGCCGCTGGTGAGAAATATGTGATTCGTATGAAAATACCAAAAGGAGAAATCATTACCTTCCAAGATGGCATCAAAGGAAAAATCTCTGTACCAACTGCCGATATTGACGATCAAGTACTCGTAAAAACTGATGGATTTCCGACCTATCATCTCGCAGCTGTCGTCGATGATCACCTGATGAAAATCACTCACGTGTTCCGTGGTGATGAATGGCTCCCAAGTACACCAAAACATGTTCTTCTCTATCGTATGTTTGGTTGGGAAGCGCCAGATTTTTATCATCTCTCTGTCATCCTCTGACCTGATAAGAAAAAACTCTCAAAACGCAATGGCGATACCCATGTCAGCCAATTTCTCGAAAAGGGCTACCTCAAGGAAGCACTTCTGAATTACATTGCGCTCATTGGTTGGAATAGTAAAACAACACAAGAAATTTTTTCTCTCGATGAGCTCGTGGAAGCATTTTCTCTTGAGGGGCTTCAAATCGCCAATGGTATCTTTGATCCCGAGAAACTCAAATGGATGAATGGGAAATATATTGCCGCGATGCCAATCGATGAACTCTATATTCGTCTTACGGATTACCTCCGTCAATATCATCCTGACTTCTTCGAAAATACGCTGATAACGCATGAAGAAAACTACAATAAAGCCGTGCTCCAGGAACTCCAGAAACGACTCGAAACGCTGGAAGATTTTATTTCTCAGACAGATTTCTTTTATTCTGAACCAACGGTCGATACCGCTCTGCTTCTCTCAGAAAAGATGAATATCACCACACTGGAACAAGCGAAGGAAGCATTGCAATTTGGGTTGGAAATTATCTCGGGGATGGATCCCCGGGTCAAGCCCGAGGATGACGGGAAACCTGTGAGGGAAATTTTAAAAGATCTCATGCTTCCGAAAATCGCAGAAGCTGGGAAGAAAAATGGACAAATTCTCTGGCCTCTTCGTGTCGCTCTGACGGGAAAGGAATTTTCTCCTGGGGCATTTGAGATGACAGAGATTCTCGGCCTCGAAAAAGCGATACAGAGAATTGAGAAAGTTTTGCAAATGCTCTAG